Proteins found in one Abyssibius alkaniclasticus genomic segment:
- a CDS encoding class I fructose-bisphosphate aldolase produces MKVTKAVQAILRNYESDNPGVKGNLARILMEGKLGGTGKLIILPVDQGFEHGPARSFAPNPAAYDPHYHYQLAIDAGMSAYAAPLGMLEAGADTYAGAIPTILKANSANSLIPDAAFKDQAITASVDDALRLGCAAIGFTIYPGSTMGLEMFEEISEMRAEAAAVGIPTVIWSYPRGEALDKNGETAADISAYAAQIAALLGAHIIKVKLPTDHLSLKEAKAVYEAEKIDIADQTARVRDIMRSAFNGRRIVVFSGGAKKGADSVYDDARAIRDGGGNGSIIGRNTFQRPRADALEMLGKLVDIYKGKA; encoded by the coding sequence ATGAAAGTGACCAAAGCCGTGCAGGCGATCCTGCGCAATTACGAAAGCGACAATCCCGGCGTGAAGGGCAACCTTGCGCGTATTCTGATGGAAGGAAAGCTTGGCGGCACCGGCAAGCTCATCATCCTGCCCGTCGATCAGGGGTTTGAACATGGCCCGGCGCGCAGCTTTGCACCCAACCCGGCCGCCTATGACCCGCATTACCACTATCAGCTTGCCATCGATGCCGGGATGAGCGCCTATGCCGCCCCGCTTGGTATGCTGGAAGCCGGGGCCGACACCTATGCAGGCGCCATCCCCACCATTCTCAAGGCCAATTCCGCCAATTCGCTCATTCCGGACGCGGCGTTCAAAGATCAGGCCATCACCGCCAGCGTTGACGATGCCTTGCGCCTTGGCTGTGCCGCCATCGGCTTCACCATCTATCCCGGCTCGACAATGGGGCTGGAAATGTTCGAGGAAATTTCCGAAATGCGCGCCGAGGCCGCGGCGGTTGGCATTCCCACGGTCATCTGGTCCTATCCACGCGGCGAGGCGCTGGACAAGAACGGCGAAACCGCCGCCGATATTTCGGCCTATGCCGCGCAAATCGCAGCATTGCTGGGGGCGCATATCATCAAGGTCAAACTGCCCACCGACCATCTGTCGCTGAAAGAAGCCAAGGCGGTGTATGAGGCCGAGAAGATCGACATCGCCGATCAAACCGCCCGCGTGCGCGATATCATGCGCTCGGCCTTCAACGGTCGCCGCATTGTCGTGTTTTCCGGAGGGGCCAAAAAAGGTGCCGATAGCGTGTATGACGATGCCCGCGCCATCCGCGATGGCGGCGGTAACGGCTCGATCATCGGGCGCAACACCTTCCAGCGCCCGCGCGCCGATGCGCTTGAGATGCTTGGCAAGCTGGTCGATATCTACAAGGGCAAAGCCTGA
- the tkt gene encoding transketolase translates to MDIDTLKAQHPDHWNKAAALRVLAMDAVQAANSGHPGMPMGMADVATVLFENHLKFDASAPNWADRDRFILSAGHGSMLLYGLLHLTGYADMTIAQIRNFRQMGAITAGHPEYGHASGIETTTGPLGQGLANAVGFAMAEASLAARFGKKIVDHYTYVIAGDGCLMEGISHEAIALAGKQKLNKLIVMWDNNGISIDGKVALSDITDQQTRFAACGWDVFACNGHDPADIDRALTAAKASPRPAMIDCATHIGFGSPAKQDTSGAHGAPLGAEEIAKVREIYGWSHPAFVIPADIKSAWEAIGARGSEARAAWEARKASLSTTKAAEFDRVIAGEAPKKLAAAIRAFKKTISDSAPKIATRKSSEMVLEVLNSVMPETIGGSADLTGSNNTLTKGLGTFDAENRAGRYVYYGIREHGMAAAMNGMALHGGVMPYGGTFLCFTDYARGAMRLSALMGIRTTYVMTHDSIGLGEDGPTHQPVEHLAMLRATPNTHVFRPADTVETAEAWELAATTARTPSVLVLTRQNLPTLRTKHSTRNLSAQGAYVLAEAEGKRRVILMATGSEVEIAMAARDILQAKGIGTRVVSMPCWELFEAQDEAYRRKVLPAGPVRVAVEAGVRLGWDKWLCAERGAAKKAGFIGMDGFGASAPAPALYAHFGITAEATAAAAEALL, encoded by the coding sequence GTGGATATCGACACACTCAAAGCCCAGCACCCCGATCATTGGAACAAAGCCGCCGCCTTGCGCGTTTTGGCAATGGACGCCGTTCAGGCCGCAAATTCCGGCCATCCCGGTATGCCGATGGGCATGGCCGATGTGGCCACCGTGCTGTTTGAGAACCACCTGAAATTTGATGCCTCCGCCCCCAACTGGGCCGACCGTGACCGGTTTATCCTGTCGGCGGGCCACGGCTCGATGCTGCTCTACGGGCTGCTGCACCTGACGGGTTACGCCGATATGACCATCGCGCAGATCAGGAATTTCCGCCAGATGGGCGCGATCACCGCCGGCCACCCCGAATATGGGCACGCATCCGGCATTGAAACCACCACCGGCCCGCTGGGCCAGGGGCTGGCCAATGCGGTTGGTTTTGCGATGGCCGAGGCCAGCCTTGCCGCGCGCTTTGGCAAAAAGATCGTCGACCATTACACCTATGTCATTGCCGGCGATGGCTGTCTGATGGAAGGCATCAGCCATGAGGCGATTGCGCTGGCCGGCAAGCAGAAGCTGAACAAGCTGATCGTGATGTGGGACAATAACGGCATTTCCATCGACGGTAAGGTCGCCCTGTCCGACATTACCGACCAGCAGACCCGCTTTGCCGCCTGTGGTTGGGATGTGTTCGCCTGCAATGGCCATGATCCGGCCGATATCGACCGCGCGCTGACCGCCGCCAAGGCCAGCCCGCGCCCGGCGATGATAGATTGCGCCACCCATATCGGCTTTGGCTCGCCTGCGAAACAGGATACATCGGGCGCGCATGGCGCACCGCTCGGGGCCGAAGAAATCGCCAAGGTTCGCGAAATCTATGGCTGGTCGCATCCGGCTTTCGTCATTCCCGCCGATATCAAATCGGCCTGGGAGGCGATCGGCGCGCGCGGCAGCGAAGCCCGTGCCGCATGGGAAGCCCGCAAGGCGAGCCTGTCCACCACCAAAGCCGCCGAGTTTGACCGCGTTATCGCTGGCGAAGCGCCCAAAAAGCTTGCCGCAGCAATCCGCGCCTTCAAGAAAACCATCTCCGACTCCGCACCCAAAATCGCCACCCGCAAATCCAGCGAAATGGTGCTGGAGGTGCTGAACAGCGTGATGCCCGAAACCATTGGCGGCTCGGCCGATCTGACGGGTTCGAACAACACGCTCACCAAGGGGCTTGGCACGTTTGATGCTGAAAACCGCGCCGGGCGTTACGTTTACTACGGTATCCGCGAACACGGTATGGCGGCGGCCATGAACGGCATGGCCCTGCATGGCGGTGTCATGCCCTATGGCGGCACCTTCCTGTGCTTCACCGATTATGCGCGCGGCGCGATGCGCCTGTCGGCACTCATGGGCATTCGCACCACCTATGTGATGACGCATGACAGCATTGGTCTGGGTGAAGACGGCCCGACCCACCAGCCGGTTGAGCATCTTGCCATGCTGCGCGCCACACCCAACACCCATGTGTTCCGCCCCGCCGACACGGTTGAAACCGCCGAGGCCTGGGAGTTGGCCGCAACCACCGCCCGCACCCCCTCCGTTCTGGTGCTGACCCGCCAGAACCTGCCAACCCTGCGCACCAAACACAGCACCAGGAACCTGTCCGCCCAGGGCGCCTATGTGCTGGCCGAAGCAGAGGGCAAGCGCCGCGTGATCCTCATGGCCACGGGTTCGGAAGTTGAAATTGCAATGGCCGCGCGCGACATTCTGCAAGCCAAAGGTATCGGCACCCGCGTTGTCTCCATGCCCTGCTGGGAGCTGTTTGAAGCTCAGGACGAAGCCTATCGCCGCAAGGTTCTGCCCGCCGGCCCGGTGCGCGTTGCGGTGGAAGCCGGCGTGCGCCTTGGCTGGGATAAATGGCTTTGTGCCGAGCGTGGCGCCGCCAAAAAGGCCGGCTTCATCGGCATGGACGGGTTTGGCGCCTCGGCCCCCGCGCCCGCGCTTTACGCGCATTTCGGCATAACGGCTGAAGCCACCGCCGCGGCGGCCGAAGCCCTGCTCTAA
- a CDS encoding phosphoglycerate kinase: MAWKTLDEVDLNGKTVLTRVDINVPMENGRVTDATRIMRIIPTLRDILAKGGRPVLLAHFDRPKGKPVPGMSLAPLRAPLEAALGSPVAFCGETVGEDAKAAIAALPAGSTLLLENTRFYPGEEANDPEFARALAALGDVYCNDAFSAAHRAHASTEGVAHHLPACAGRLMQAELSALEAALARPERPVVAVVGGAKVSTKLDLLGNLIDKVDMIVIGGGMANTFLAAQGIPVGKSLYERDLADTARAIMERAAEADCDLILPTDVVVAREFAAHAPNMTVAATACPPDAMILDAGPMAVARIEGAFARAKTLVWNGPLGAFELEPFNMATNAAARAAAELTRAGKLLSVAGGGDTVAALNAAGVADDFTYVSSAGGAFLEWMEGKTLPGVAALSR; the protein is encoded by the coding sequence ATGGCTTGGAAAACGCTGGATGAGGTTGATCTGAACGGCAAGACCGTTCTCACCCGTGTCGATATCAACGTGCCAATGGAAAATGGGCGCGTCACCGATGCCACCCGCATCATGCGCATCATTCCCACCCTGCGCGACATTCTCGCCAAGGGTGGCCGCCCGGTTCTGCTGGCGCATTTCGACCGCCCCAAAGGCAAGCCCGTGCCAGGCATGAGCCTTGCGCCGCTGCGCGCCCCGCTTGAAGCCGCGCTTGGCAGCCCGGTCGCCTTTTGTGGCGAAACCGTGGGCGAGGACGCCAAAGCCGCCATTGCCGCCCTGCCCGCGGGCAGCACGCTTTTGCTGGAAAACACCCGCTTTTACCCCGGAGAAGAGGCGAACGACCCCGAATTCGCCCGCGCTTTGGCCGCCTTGGGCGATGTCTATTGCAACGATGCCTTCTCTGCCGCCCACCGCGCCCATGCCAGCACCGAAGGTGTCGCCCACCATTTGCCCGCCTGTGCAGGCCGCCTCATGCAGGCCGAGCTTTCGGCACTCGAAGCCGCGCTGGCCAGGCCGGAACGCCCGGTTGTTGCCGTGGTTGGCGGGGCGAAGGTTTCCACCAAGCTCGACCTGCTTGGCAATCTGATCGACAAGGTCGATATGATCGTCATCGGCGGCGGCATGGCCAACACATTTCTGGCGGCCCAGGGCATTCCGGTTGGAAAATCGCTTTATGAGCGCGACCTTGCCGATACTGCCCGCGCCATCATGGAGCGCGCGGCCGAAGCCGATTGCGACCTGATCCTGCCAACAGATGTGGTTGTGGCACGCGAATTTGCCGCCCATGCCCCCAATATGACCGTGGCCGCCACCGCCTGCCCGCCCGATGCGATGATCCTGGATGCAGGCCCGATGGCCGTGGCCCGTATCGAAGGCGCCTTTGCCCGCGCCAAAACCCTTGTCTGGAACGGACCGCTTGGGGCGTTCGAACTGGAACCGTTCAACATGGCCACCAATGCCGCCGCCCGCGCCGCCGCAGAACTTACCCGTGCGGGCAAGCTGCTTTCGGTTGCTGGCGGGGGCGATACCGTGGCTGCGCTGAACGCCGCCGGGGTGGCGGATGACTTCACCTATGTCTCCTCGGCGGGCGGGGCTTTCCTGGAATGGATGGAAGGCAAAACCCTGCCCGGCGTGGCGGCGCTGTCCCGATAA
- a CDS encoding glyceraldehyde-3-phosphate dehydrogenase: protein MTNYVAFWLMAIIITVIAADYFYFEWNLMQIFLDATTAAIRWLAFWR, encoded by the coding sequence ATGACCAACTATGTCGCATTCTGGTTGATGGCCATCATCATTACCGTCATTGCGGCAGACTATTTCTATTTCGAGTGGAACCTGATGCAGATATTTCTGGACGCGACCACCGCCGCCATTCGCTGGCTGGCCTTCTGGCGCTAA
- a CDS encoding FtsB family cell division protein produces the protein MDSTTQKSRIGDVILAFLVVVAMGYFAFTAIQGENGLLKLFQVQDQRDFLEAELSSLKAEREAAANLTKRLSDQYLDLDLLDEQARRVLGMARGDEIIFN, from the coding sequence ATGGACTCTACGACGCAAAAAAGTCGGATCGGCGATGTAATTCTCGCATTTCTCGTGGTTGTGGCTATGGGATATTTCGCCTTTACGGCCATTCAGGGCGAAAACGGGCTCTTGAAATTATTCCAGGTGCAAGACCAGCGCGATTTTCTGGAAGCCGAACTTTCCAGCCTGAAAGCCGAGCGTGAAGCCGCCGCGAATCTTACAAAACGGCTTTCAGATCAATATCTTGACCTTGACCTGCTCGACGAGCAGGCCCGCCGTGTTCTGGGCATGGCGCGCGGTGACGAGATCATCTTCAACTAG
- the pdhA gene encoding pyruvate dehydrogenase (acetyl-transferring) E1 component subunit alpha, translated as MATAKKAKQPAKQSNVAAEELLGYYREMLLIRRFEEKAGQLYGMGKIGGFCHLYIGQEAVVVGLEAAAKEGDQRVTSYRDHGHMLACGMDPKGVMAELTGREGGYSKGKGGSMHMFSKEKNFYGGHGIVGAQVPIGAGLAFANKYRGNDNVAFAYFGDGAANQGQIYETFNMASLWKLPCIFVIENNQYAMGTSMKRGSSTPALYTRGEAFGIPGEAVDGMDVLAVRAAAEKAVAYCRAGKGPYILEMNTYRYRGHSMSDPAKYRTREEVQKMRDERDPIDHIRDMLLGGKHASEDDLKAIDKEIKSIVSASADFAVESPEPAEAELWTDIYA; from the coding sequence ATGGCGACAGCCAAGAAGGCCAAACAGCCAGCAAAGCAATCGAATGTCGCAGCCGAGGAGTTGCTGGGCTATTACCGCGAAATGCTGCTCATCCGCCGGTTTGAGGAAAAGGCCGGCCAGCTTTACGGCATGGGCAAGATCGGTGGCTTCTGCCATTTGTATATCGGGCAGGAAGCGGTTGTCGTGGGCCTTGAGGCCGCAGCCAAGGAAGGCGACCAGCGCGTCACATCCTACCGCGACCACGGCCATATGCTGGCCTGCGGGATGGACCCGAAAGGCGTGATGGCCGAACTGACGGGGCGCGAAGGGGGCTATTCCAAAGGCAAGGGCGGCTCCATGCATATGTTCTCCAAAGAGAAGAACTTTTATGGCGGCCACGGCATTGTCGGCGCACAAGTGCCCATTGGCGCGGGGCTGGCATTCGCCAATAAATACCGCGGCAATGACAATGTGGCCTTCGCCTATTTCGGCGATGGCGCCGCCAATCAGGGCCAGATCTATGAAACCTTCAACATGGCCAGCCTCTGGAAACTGCCCTGCATTTTCGTGATCGAGAACAACCAGTATGCAATGGGCACCAGCATGAAGCGCGGCTCATCCACGCCCGCGCTTTACACGCGCGGCGAGGCCTTCGGCATTCCCGGTGAAGCGGTTGACGGCATGGATGTGCTGGCCGTCAGGGCTGCTGCCGAAAAGGCCGTGGCCTACTGCCGTGCGGGCAAGGGCCCCTATATTCTGGAAATGAACACCTATCGCTATCGCGGGCATTCCATGTCGGACCCGGCCAAATACCGCACCCGCGAAGAGGTGCAGAAAATGCGCGACGAGCGTGACCCGATCGACCATATCCGCGATATGCTGCTTGGCGGCAAACACGCATCCGAGGACGATCTGAAAGCCATCGACAAGGAAATCAAATCCATCGTCAGCGCCTCGGCCGATTTTGCCGTTGAAAGCCCGGAGCCGGCCGAAGCCGAGCTTTGGACCGACATTTACGCATAA